The window GCCATGTGGGCGAGCCGATCCTCGCCGGCGGCTTCGTCGACTACGACCTCGTGCCCCGCGAGTACGAGCTGTCCCTCACCCAGACCGTGCTGCGCGTCCACACCAGGGTCGCCGACCTCTACAACCATCCGATGGACCAGACCGAGCAGCAACTGCGCCTGACCGTCGAGGAGATCCGCGAGCGCCAGGAGTGGGAGCTGGTCAACAACCGCGAGTTCGGTCTGCTGCACAACGTCGACTACGGCCAGCGCGTCAGCACGTACTCCGGTGCCCCCACACCCGACGACCTCGACGAGCTGCTGTCGATGCGCCGCAAGACCCGGCTGTTCCTGGCCCATCCAAAAGCGATCGCGGCCTTCTTCCGGCAGTGCAACCGCCGTGGTCTGGTGCCAGGCACGGTGAACGTCGAGGGCCACGAGGTGCCCTCCTGGCGGGGTGTTCCGTTCTTTCCGTGCGGCAAGATCCCGATCAGTCCGCAGCACACCAGCAGCATCATCGCGCTGCGCACCGGAGAGAAGGACCAGGGGGTCGTCGGTCTGCACCAGACCGGCATTCCGGAGGAGTTCGAGCCCGGTCTGAACGTGCGGTTCATGGGCATCGACACCACCGCGATCATGAACTACCTCGTCACCGCCTACTACTCGATGGCCATCCTCGTGCCCGACGCCGCGGGGATCCTGGAGAACGTCCAGGTCGGGCGGACCGCGGAATGAGCGCACCGTCGGCCTCCGGTTCGCCGTCGCGGCTGCCCGGTCCGCCGAGCCTCGCCCGCAAGCCCCGGCGGGGCGGGGCGATCCCCGGGCTGCGGTACCGGCCCGTCGCCCCCGCCGACCCGGCCAAGGCGGCCGAGGTCGACCGCAGGCTGGAGGAGTGGGCGCACGGGCTGGACCTGTTCCCGGCGGCGTGGACGGGGGACTTCTCGGGCTTCCAGTTCGGCCGGGCCGTCGCCCTGCAGCATCCCGGCGCGGCCGACCTCGAACGCCTCACCTCGGCGGGCAAGTTGCTCCTCGCCGAGAACCTCGTCGACAACCTCTACTGCGAGGTGGACGAGGGCAAGGGCGGCTCACCACGTGGGCTGGGCGGCCGGCTGATCATGGCCCAGGCGGCGCTCGATCCGTACCACGGCACTCCCGAGCTGGAGGAGGAGTGGCGCCGCGGTGTACGGGCCGACGGGCCGCTGCGCTCGTACCACTTCGCGCTGCGGGACTACGCCGTCTTCGCCACGCCCAGTCAGACCGACAGGTTCGTGCACGACATCGCCCGACTGCACCTCGGCTACCTCGGCGAGGCCGCCTGGTCGGAGATCCGGTACGTACCCAAGGTGTGGGAGTACCTGGTGATGCGGCAGTTCAACAACTTCCGCCCCTGTCTGTCGATCGTCGACGCCGTGGACGGCTACGAACTGCCCGAGGCCGTGTACGCGCGGCCCGAGATCCAGCGGATCACCGCTCTAGCGTGCAACGCCACCACGATCGTCAACGACCTGTACTCCTTCACCAAGGAGCTGGCCAGCGATCCGACCCATCTGAATCTGCCCCAGGTCATCGCCGCGAACGAGCGGCGCGGTCTGAAGGCCGCCTATCTCAAGGCGGTCGAGATCCACAACAGGATCATGGCGGCGTTCGAGGAGGAGTCGGCGCTCCTGTCCTCCACCTCACCCCTGGTCGAGCGCTACGCACAGGGACTGTCCGACTGGGTGGCCGGCAACCACGAGTGGCACGCCACCAACACCCACCGCTACCACTTGCCCAACTACTGGTGAAGCGCGCGGTACTGACACATCGTCACACGCACCATCACGAGGAGCCACCGTTGACCACCGCCCCCCACGCACGCACCACTGCAGCCCCGGTGCCCACCCAGTCCACGTACCAGACCCGCGTCGCGGACTACTGGAACGCCGAGGAGAACCCGGTCAACCTCGAACTGGGCAGGATCGACGACCTCTACCACCATCACTACGGCATCGGCGCCGCCGACCGGTCCGTGCTCGACGAGGCCGACCCCGACCTGCGCAGGCAGCGGCTCACCGCCGAACTGCACCGTCTGGAGCAGGAACAGGCCGTGCTCCTCTCCACCCACCTCGGCCCTCTCTCCCCCGCCGACCGCGTCTTCGACGCCGGCTGTGGACGCGGCGGCGGCAGCGTGGTGGCGAACCTGCGGTACGACTGCCACGCCGACGGAGTCACCATCTCCGCGAAGCAGGCCGAGTTCGCCAACGCCCAGGCCCGCAAGCGGGGTATCGACGACAAGGTCGCCTATCACCACCGGAACATGCTGGACACCGGCTTCCGGTCGGGCGCGTACGCGGCGTCCTGGAACAACGAGTCCACCATGTACGTGGAACTGGACCTGCTGTTCGCCGAGCACGCCCGGTTGCTGCGCCGCGGCGGACGCTATGTGACGATCACCGGCTGCTACAACGACGCCTACGGACGGGCCTCCCGCGAGGTGTCCCTCATCAACGCCCACTACATCTGCGACATCCACCCACGGTCGGAGTACTTCCGCGCGATGGCCCGGAACCGGCTGGTGCCCGTCCACGTACAGGACCTCACCGCCGACGCCCTGCCCTACTGGGAACTGCGCAAGCAGGCCGACCACCTGGTCACGGGCATCGAGGAAACGTTCCTCACCGCGTACAAGAACGGCAGCTTCCAGTACCTGCTGATCGCGGCCGACCGCGTCTGACGTACCACCGAAGCAGTCGGCGCAGACCGGTCATGGAACCCGGTCTGCGCCGTGGCGACGGCCGGTGCGGGATGCGCACCGGCGTCTTCTACACGCTCACCGTCAACAAGGGCTCACCGTCAACAAGGACGGGGAAGTGTCAGTGGCAGGTGAGGCCAGGTGTGGATGTCGCGTTGCATCTGACGGTCGTGGGTGGCCAGGACGACGGCCGCTTCGGTGGTGTGGAGAGCATCGGTGAGTTCGTCGACCAGGGCGATGGACAGGTGGTTGGTGGGCTCGTCCAACAGCAGGACGTGCGGGCGGGCGGCGAGAGCCAGGGCCAGGTCGAGACGGCGCTGCTGTCCCATGGACAGCTCGGCCACGGCCTTGTTGGCGTCGCGTGAGCTGAGCAGACCCAGCGCGCCGAGCCCGGTCACCTCGCCCTCCTTGAGGACACCGGTGCTGACCAGTCGCGCGGTGTGCTGGTGGTAGAGGTCATGGGCCCGCCGGTGCGTCGCTCGCGGCGACTCCTGTCCGAGCAGGTGCAGACGCAGCTTGCGCGAGCGGTGCAACCTGCCTGTGGTGGGGGCGAGTTGTCCGGCCAGGACGGACAGGAGCGTGGACTTGCCCGCCCCGTTCGGCCCGGTGACGGCCAGCCGGTCGCCGGACGCCAGCGTCAGACCGGTCGGCCGGTCCAGCCGCCCGTCGACGGTCACCTCCTCCGCGCGCAGCAGGACGACGCCGGGCCGGGCGGGCAGCTCGGGCAGACTGAAGCGCTGCGGCGGGACGGGCGCGGTGACCTTGTGCTGCTCCAGGTCGTCCTGGCGCCGGTGGACGGAGCGGACCAGCGCACCGGCGCGGGTGGCCCGCGCGTGCTTGCCGGTGCCCTTGTCCGGGCGCCAGCCGCTGATCAGCCGGTTCTGCGATTCGGACAGGGCCTGCTTGAGGCGGGCGTGCTCGGTCTGCTGCAGCTCGTACTCCGCCTCCCACCGGACCAGTTCGGCCTCGCGGCCCTCGCGGTAACCGGTGTACCCGCCGCCGTAGACGCGCGGGCTGCCGTCCCGGGTGGGATCGAGGTCGAGGATCGTGGTGGTCACGTCCGACAGGAGCGCCCGGTCGTGGCTGACCACGACGACACCGCCGGAGTGGGCGCGCAGCCTGGCGGTGAGGTACTCGAGACCCGCCAGGTCGAGATGGTTGGTCGGCTCGTCCAGCAGCAGGAGGTCGTACTCGGCGCCCAGCAGACAGGCCAGCCGGATCCGGTAGCGCTGTCCGACGGAGAGGTTGGCGAGGTGACGGGTGCGGTCGCTGACTGCGCCGAGCCCCGCGAGGGCGACATCGACCCGGCGGTCGGCGTCCCAGGCGTCCAGCGTCTGCGCCGCTTCCAGGGCGTCGGCGTAGTCCTGTTCGGCACCGGGCCGCGCTTCGGCGAGGTCCGTCGCGGCGGCATCCAGCTGTCGGAGGGCGGCGCGGGCGTCGGCGAGGTGCTCGTCGACGATGTCGCCGACCGTACGCTCGTCCTCGGCCGGCATCTCCTGCTCGGCCAGGGCCAGCGTGCCGACGCGATGCACGGTCCCCTCGTCGGGTGCCAGGATGCCGGCGAGTACGTGCAGCAGGGTCGATTTGCCGCGTCCGTTCTCGCCGACGACGCCCCAGCGCGATCCCGGGGCGATCTTCATGTCGACCTGGTGCAGGACGGTGCGGCCTCCGCGGTCGACGCGGACGCCCGTGCAGGTCAGCTGGGCCCGATCGCGGGCAGGCAGGTTGAGAGTGGTCACGTTGTTCTTCCTCCGGAAGGAGGCACACGTCACCCCTGTGCGTGAGGGGTGGAGGCGAGCCTTCGATCTGACGAACGGCCAGGCCCTGAACAGGGCGGGACCGCGGGCGACATCACGGCTCCCGGCGCCTCAGCTGTGATGTGAGGAGCGGAGCCTGGGGCCCGGTCAGAGGTAGAGAACGTAACTCATGCATCCAGGCTAACAATCCGCCGCATGTGTCGCGACGGGTTTTCGGCGCACGGTGATCGGCTGCGCCGCGCCGACTCCGCCTGCGCAGTCGGAGTCGGTCAGGCCAAGTCAGTCAGGCGAGGTCCGGCGGGCTCGGTCACGCGGGCTCGGCCGTCGTGCCGCGAATGACGAGTTGCGGGGGGAGTACGACCTCGCGGGGCTCGGTGCGGCCGTGGTCGAGGCGTTCGACGGCGGCGGCGACCGCGTGCCGCGCCTGTTCCTCGGCGTTCTGGCTGACGGTGGTCAGGTTGAAGCAGCTCAGCCGGGAGAGCGTGTCGTCGTCGTAGCCGGCCACGGACACCTCGCCCGGGACGGCGACACCGGCTCGGGCGAGGGCCGCCAGGACGCCGATGGCGGACTGGTCGTTGTAGGTGACGACAGCGGTGGGCAGGGCGTCGCCGTCGAGGAGCTTGCGGGCCGCGCGTTCGCCCGCCGCCTCGGTGTGGTCACCGTGCAGGACCCGTATGTACGCGTCCAGGCCGTGGTGGCGCATGGCGGTGCGGTAGCCGCGGCGCCGGTCGGTGGCGATGACGCCCTTGCCACCGTCGACGTACGCGATCGCATGATGTCCGAGGCCCACCAGATGGTCCACGATCTGGCCCACTCCGTCGTCGTCCGCCGTGCGTACGACATCCAGGGCGGCGTCGGCGATCCGGCGGCCGACGGCGATGACGGGGGACTTGCGGTCGAGGGCGGCGAGGGTGTCGGCGGGGACGGTCGGACCGAGGAGGATCATGGCTTCGCTGCGGAAGGCCAGCAGGGTCTCGACGGCGGTGTGCTCGTCGCGGGTGCGGGTCTGGGTGCTCAGGACGAGGTCGTAGCCGACCGCCTCGGCTGCCGTGTGCAGGTGCTCGACCAGTTCGGCGTGGAAGGGGCGGTGGACGTCCACCATGACGCCGAGCAGCCGCGTGCGTCTGCTGGCCAGCAGGCTCGCGGTGCGGTCCACCTGGTAGCCGAGATCGGCGGCGGCCTTCAGGACCCGCTGACGGGTCCGCTCGCTGGGGCCGGACACACCGCGCAGGACGAGGGACACCGACGCCGTGGACAGCCCCACCCTCGCGGCCACGTCCTCCAGCCGGGGCCGCCTGCCCGTGCCGTTCCGGTCACGCGCGGAATCGACGTCATCCACTGATACCTCCCTGAGCAATCTCCCCGCGCAACACCCTTGACACGCTCACGAAACGAGCCGATAGTACCAGGACTTAAAGCGCTTTAAATTGTCCTGTTGTTCCAACGTAGCCAGCTCGGGAGCGCGAAACCCCATGGATCGCGCTCTCCGACTCCCCTGCCACAGCGTCTCGCGCGCCGGAGAGGAGCCTCAGTGAGGAAGCAGTCGATCGGAATCGGTGCCATCGGCGCCGGCATGGCCGACCGCAACCGCCCGGGCGGCTACGGCACTGCCTCGGCCGTGCATGGGACCGGGGTGCCCGGCAGGCGCCCGGCCACCGTCGACGCCCACAAGGCGCTCGGCCGCGGCACGGTCCGCCGCCACGGCTCCCCGCATGCCGGTACCGGGCGCGGCTACGCCTTACGCGCCACGTTCCCGAAGCATCCGCACGCTCTCCACCCGACAGGGCCGTGAAGGTCGAATCCGGGCACCACGAGGTCGACCGGATCGAGGGCCTGCGTCCGGACGTCGTCGCCCCCTGGCGTCACCAGGTGTCACCGGGTGTCACCGGAACCCGCCGAACCGGGTTCAGCCCGCTCTCCCCGCCCGTACCGCGACCCTGACCGAGGTGCTCGCGATCACCCCGGCCCAACCAGCAGCCGCGGCTCCAGATTCCCAACCAGATGCACAGTGAGGTGCACGAACCATGAACCGCACATCCCTTCCCCGCTCCCGCAGAATCGTCCCCGCAGTGGCCGTGGCCGCCGCGGCCGCTCTGGTCCTCGCCGGCTGTTCCAGCAGTTCCGGTGGCAAGAAGGCCGAGGAGGGCTCGGGCGACGCGGCTGTCGGCAAGGCCGACACCCCCCGCATGACCATCGCGATGGTCACCCACGCGCCTCCCGGGGACACGTTCTGGGACATCATCCGCAAGGGCGCCCAGGCCGCCGCGGCCAAGGACAACGTCAAGCTCATCTACTCCAGCAACGAGAACGCGTCGACGCAGGCCAGCCTCGTCCAGAACGCGATCGACCAGAAGGTCGACGGCATCGCGGTCACTCTGGCCAAGCCCGACGCGATGAAGGACGTCGTCGCCAAGGCGCGCAAGGCCGGTATCCCGGTCGTCGGACTCAACTCCGGCATGGACCAGTGGAAGGACCAGGGCCTGCTGGAGTTCTTCGGCCAGGACGAGCTGGTCGCCGGGGAGGCGTTCGGCGAGAAGCTCAACGAGACCGGCGCCAAGAACAACATCTGTGTCATCCAGGTCCAGGGCCACGTCGGCCTGGAGCAGCGCTGCGCGGGTGTGAAGAAGACCTTCAAGGGCAAGACCACGAACCTGTACGTGAACGGCACGAACATGCCGTCCGTGAAGTCGACGATCAGCGCCAAGCTCAAGCAGGACACGTCGATCGACACCGTGGTCACGCTCGGTGCCCCCTTCGCACTGACCGCCGTGCAGTCGGTCTCCGAGTCCGGCAGCAAGGCGAAGGTGGCGACCTTCGACCTCAACAAGGAGATGGTCAGCGCCATCAAGGGCGGTGACGTCGAGTTCGCGGTCGACCAGCAGCCGTATCTGCAGGGCTACTTGTCGGTCGACTCGTTGTGGCTCTACAAGACCAACGGCAACTTCAGTGGCGGTGGCCA is drawn from Streptomyces liliifuscus and contains these coding sequences:
- a CDS encoding sugar ABC transporter substrate-binding protein, whose amino-acid sequence is MNRTSLPRSRRIVPAVAVAAAAALVLAGCSSSSGGKKAEEGSGDAAVGKADTPRMTIAMVTHAPPGDTFWDIIRKGAQAAAAKDNVKLIYSSNENASTQASLVQNAIDQKVDGIAVTLAKPDAMKDVVAKARKAGIPVVGLNSGMDQWKDQGLLEFFGQDELVAGEAFGEKLNETGAKNNICVIQVQGHVGLEQRCAGVKKTFKGKTTNLYVNGTNMPSVKSTISAKLKQDTSIDTVVTLGAPFALTAVQSVSESGSKAKVATFDLNKEMVSAIKGGDVEFAVDQQPYLQGYLSVDSLWLYKTNGNFSGGGQAPVLTGPAFVDKSNVEAIAKFAEKGTR
- a CDS encoding LacI family DNA-binding transcriptional regulator, with protein sequence MDDVDSARDRNGTGRRPRLEDVAARVGLSTASVSLVLRGVSGPSERTRQRVLKAAADLGYQVDRTASLLASRRTRLLGVMVDVHRPFHAELVEHLHTAAEAVGYDLVLSTQTRTRDEHTAVETLLAFRSEAMILLGPTVPADTLAALDRKSPVIAVGRRIADAALDVVRTADDDGVGQIVDHLVGLGHHAIAYVDGGKGVIATDRRRGYRTAMRHHGLDAYIRVLHGDHTEAAGERAARKLLDGDALPTAVVTYNDQSAIGVLAALARAGVAVPGEVSVAGYDDDTLSRLSCFNLTTVSQNAEEQARHAVAAAVERLDHGRTEPREVVLPPQLVIRGTTAEPA
- a CDS encoding ABC-F family ATP-binding cassette domain-containing protein encodes the protein MTTLNLPARDRAQLTCTGVRVDRGGRTVLHQVDMKIAPGSRWGVVGENGRGKSTLLHVLAGILAPDEGTVHRVGTLALAEQEMPAEDERTVGDIVDEHLADARAALRQLDAAATDLAEARPGAEQDYADALEAAQTLDAWDADRRVDVALAGLGAVSDRTRHLANLSVGQRYRIRLACLLGAEYDLLLLDEPTNHLDLAGLEYLTARLRAHSGGVVVVSHDRALLSDVTTTILDLDPTRDGSPRVYGGGYTGYREGREAELVRWEAEYELQQTEHARLKQALSESQNRLISGWRPDKGTGKHARATRAGALVRSVHRRQDDLEQHKVTAPVPPQRFSLPELPARPGVVLLRAEEVTVDGRLDRPTGLTLASGDRLAVTGPNGAGKSTLLSVLAGQLAPTTGRLHRSRKLRLHLLGQESPRATHRRAHDLYHQHTARLVSTGVLKEGEVTGLGALGLLSSRDANKAVAELSMGQQRRLDLALALAARPHVLLLDEPTNHLSIALVDELTDALHTTEAAVVLATHDRQMQRDIHTWPHLPLTLPRPC
- a CDS encoding geranyl diphosphate 2-C-methyltransferase gives rise to the protein MTTAPHARTTAAPVPTQSTYQTRVADYWNAEENPVNLELGRIDDLYHHHYGIGAADRSVLDEADPDLRRQRLTAELHRLEQEQAVLLSTHLGPLSPADRVFDAGCGRGGGSVVANLRYDCHADGVTISAKQAEFANAQARKRGIDDKVAYHHRNMLDTGFRSGAYAASWNNESTMYVELDLLFAEHARLLRRGGRYVTITGCYNDAYGRASREVSLINAHYICDIHPRSEYFRAMARNRLVPVHVQDLTADALPYWELRKQADHLVTGIEETFLTAYKNGSFQYLLIAADRV
- a CDS encoding family 2B encapsulin nanocompartment shell protein, producing MSAPESSPESAAGPTDEHRFTSLSTQAARQLATTTKSEPQMQAITSRWLLKMLPWVDIKGGTYRVNRRLQLRVGRGRVQFEQNGADDIKVIPQTLTELPALRGYSDTAALKEISSRFRVREVRAGQIIFDAGQPVTEAYLVVHGRFTRYTTGKYGEEEVTGVITDGDGMGDEAIGQADPLWLSSVRAETAGVVLALNWDTLRQFVDRTPSLAAQLTAFAEQQSKPMNRKGEADVPVQAGHVGEPILAGGFVDYDLVPREYELSLTQTVLRVHTRVADLYNHPMDQTEQQLRLTVEEIRERQEWELVNNREFGLLHNVDYGQRVSTYSGAPTPDDLDELLSMRRKTRLFLAHPKAIAAFFRQCNRRGLVPGTVNVEGHEVPSWRGVPFFPCGKIPISPQHTSSIIALRTGEKDQGVVGLHQTGIPEEFEPGLNVRFMGIDTTAIMNYLVTAYYSMAILVPDAAGILENVQVGRTAE
- a CDS encoding family 2 encapsulin nanocompartment cargo protein terpene cyclase, yielding MSAPSASGSPSRLPGPPSLARKPRRGGAIPGLRYRPVAPADPAKAAEVDRRLEEWAHGLDLFPAAWTGDFSGFQFGRAVALQHPGAADLERLTSAGKLLLAENLVDNLYCEVDEGKGGSPRGLGGRLIMAQAALDPYHGTPELEEEWRRGVRADGPLRSYHFALRDYAVFATPSQTDRFVHDIARLHLGYLGEAAWSEIRYVPKVWEYLVMRQFNNFRPCLSIVDAVDGYELPEAVYARPEIQRITALACNATTIVNDLYSFTKELASDPTHLNLPQVIAANERRGLKAAYLKAVEIHNRIMAAFEEESALLSSTSPLVERYAQGLSDWVAGNHEWHATNTHRYHLPNYW